Proteins from a single region of Cytophagaceae bacterium:
- a CDS encoding type II toxin-antitoxin system ParD family antitoxin yields the protein MKNTSISLGNYFDDFVSIQVSEGRYKNVSEVIRAGLRLLEDEESKAIALRNAIQKGLESPRVENFDFDENLIRLKAEKRKNG from the coding sequence ATGAAAAATACATCAATATCACTCGGAAATTATTTTGACGACTTTGTGAGTATTCAAGTATCGGAAGGGCGTTATAAAAATGTCAGTGAAGTTATTCGTGCAGGACTTCGACTTTTAGAAGACGAAGAAAGCAAAGCAATCGCTTTGAGAAATGCAATTCAAAAAGGTTTAGAAAGTCCAAGAGTCGAAAATTTTGACTTTGATGAAAATTTAATACGACTAAAAGCCGAAAAAAGGAAAAATGGCTAA
- a CDS encoding transglutaminase domain-containing protein, whose translation MIKRILKIFSIILLLLIAFSFWISPRLGGLLDFGKESIDKEVFQLEFDSSATGKYELVYEVNSEREDLVKLRQEFKLDSIIADSRTDFEKVTKIQSWVQSRWKHDGDNLPEKNDALYILKEAEKGRQFRCVEYSIVAHQCLQSLGFVVRGLGLMTKDIDKVKSGGGHVVNEVFLKDARKWVLIDPQYDIIATYNGIPLNAVELQNCIANNLNFEIINPNKTITKSEYKDWIGPYLYYFSTTIKGERIEIWDRIVGNKRQLTLYPKGAERPAYFQNLIRINNSFYTHSVNDFYPKINK comes from the coding sequence ATGATAAAGAGAATTTTAAAGATATTTTCAATAATTCTTTTGCTTTTAATAGCATTTAGTTTCTGGATTTCGCCCCGGCTGGGTGGACTACTGGATTTTGGAAAAGAAAGTATTGACAAAGAAGTATTTCAATTGGAATTTGACTCCTCCGCTACCGGGAAATATGAATTGGTTTATGAAGTCAATTCCGAAAGGGAAGATCTGGTAAAACTTAGACAGGAATTTAAACTGGATAGTATAATAGCTGATTCCAGGACTGATTTTGAAAAAGTAACAAAAATTCAGAGTTGGGTTCAAAGCCGATGGAAACATGACGGTGACAATTTGCCGGAGAAAAATGACGCTCTGTATATTTTGAAAGAAGCCGAAAAAGGAAGGCAGTTTAGATGTGTAGAATATAGTATAGTGGCCCACCAATGTTTGCAATCGCTTGGTTTTGTGGTCAGAGGCCTGGGTCTGATGACCAAAGACATTGATAAGGTAAAGTCAGGTGGAGGGCATGTGGTAAATGAAGTTTTTTTGAAAGATGCCCGGAAATGGGTTTTAATTGACCCTCAATATGACATTATTGCCACTTACAACGGGATACCTTTAAATGCGGTCGAACTACAGAATTGTATCGCAAACAACCTGAATTTCGAAATCATAAATCCCAATAAAACTATTACTAAAAGTGAATACAAAGATTGGATTGGTCCATATCTCTATTATTTTTCCACCACCATAAAGGGAGAAAGAATTGAGATTTGGGATAGAATTGTTGGAAATAAAAGGCAATTGACACTGTATCCAAAAGGAGCTGAAAGACCGGCATATTTTCAAAACCTAATCAGGATTAATAACAGTTTTTATACCCATTCTGTAAATGACTTTTATCCTAAAATAAATAAATAA